The following nucleotide sequence is from Lytechinus variegatus isolate NC3 chromosome 12, Lvar_3.0, whole genome shotgun sequence.
caaTGTTTCCTCAATGGCCCaccactgggggggggggatgatcaATGCTTTTAttgtatattcatgatgacatacATTCAAATGTTGCACagaaataattcatattgaCAAACTTGACAATGCCGTAACCTTGTAATTTtcatccaattttaatgaatatcCCGGTGCTTGTTAAtgttttaatcatttaattcCTATTATTTTCAGACACAACaatcacataaaaatatataattaagtGCCTCAATAGGAAAACATTCTTTCACCGCTTACGAATTATGGCATTCCAATAGATAGCATTTGAATTGCATGCATTATGTCGTTCTTACACCTGGATGTCATCCGCATTTTCTGTTGAAAAAAGCTTGTGATTCTGACTTCCTAAGTCAAATCAATTGGAATCACACAAATCTGGGTGTCGTTTCAtcaagacttgttataataacaaatgcacgaTTTCTAACACAAATctcctttcagccaatcagattggccgatttcagtagctttaaactgttattacAAATTTGTTAATGTAACAAGTTTTAATGAAACAGGCCCTTGTTCAACGTAAGCAGGTCAACCTTCTCTAAGTCGAATAATCACCTAAGTCTAagcaatttaaataaaagaatatgaaaaacaaACCTTGTCTTTGTCAAATTTGTAGGGTCCCATCAGATTATTTGGCCAACTACCTGCTTTGAGTTAGGTGATTATTCGGCCTAGAGAGAGATTGGTTTGGCTTTTCAGATATATTGGCTGTATTAATAGCACTACTTACAGAAAAGCCATGTATATTTCTAATGAGTGTTGTAACATAAACTAAGGTATCCTCGTGGGCAGGATACATCATCTTAGATGTATTTTCATAAATGAGGGTAAAACTAAATTCCAATAATCTATGTACTATATGTGTAGTATTTGTGTTGTGTGTCAAACAGTTGGCATACAGCTTGTGCATGTTATGTTGTATGTATATATGGATTTCACAACTGTAGGATATGTGTGTAATTAgttaattgaataaataagatgaaCCTAATTGTTACACTTTGATTTTACTGAATCATTCATTGTCAACCATCCATTCCATAATTTTGGTGAGATATGCCATTATGTTTACAGAAAATAGGACCATGCTGTCAGTGTTTGAAAagatttaaatcaaaatgaatttacaaGTCATTATCGGAGTGAgggtgaaaataaaatatttacagtttgatattttttatgtattaatCAAACTCACTGGTTAAATTGCCTCATATCCATTCATCATTCCTGCAATATTGGTGGATATCAACTGGAGCCAGTAAGAAAATTATTACCATTGGTCAGGTGaagatcaagggggggggggcaaagtggCATATGCCCCAGATCTTTTGGATGATTTATCAATTAGAAAGCAGTGGTGaacttttactatttttcttctGAGAAAAATTCTTCCCTTTGACTTCTAGCAATGAGTGGTGAGTTGGAAATAGCCATCCAGAAGTGTGGAACTATGGAAAGACTCTACTAGGCTGGCctttatacacagcaaaaaaagtggtgttaactggtgtacatagaggattacaccagttattttacaccggtgttaaattggtggtgttagttttacacctatatgtgttaatattacaacacctatggttgttacatttacactctgtGGTGtaatgttcaatctctagggtgttattttaacacctcagggtgtggtcctctattaacaccaattagtgacagttttaacaccacagtttttacagtgtataaataCTGCTGGCAAAGTGCAGTGATAGTATGACATGTTTTGTAAAAATACATAAGCTGAGTCAAAagctttttcaaaataaatgacgCTATAAAACCAAACCCAAAACAAACAGTCCCAGCTTTGTCGTTATAAAACCTTCACCTATTAGGCTTGGGCATACATCTATTTTCCAAATAACCCACCTCCCTGCATTgctggtgatttttttttccccagtggggggggggggggggcagtcaaatagatcgctgtacacacgcgtgaccaaggaatttccaaacacccccaaaacgagttttctctgtgtgcaaaataaccccctaagcAAGTTTTTTTTGCgagctttatttacacattttggtcCCTATGCAAGTTGTTGCTAAAATATGACCTTAGGGAAAAGCTTGGGGGGAAAAAACGTACCCTAAACACGTTGGGctagtctaaaaaaaaaaaattagctttgGGGAAAAACGTACCCTACATGACCCCGCGACTGACCATTGACCAGCTTTCAAAACGACCCTTTTCCTTGAAATTCAGCGTTTTGGATACCCTTAACAAGTCCACGCGCagaccgcgtccaaaactgaaaaaagtacccattttaacatgttttttggtcgcgtgcgtgtacagcaatatattcgACTCCCCCGCCCCCTCTATTCAACCAGGGGCGAGTCTTAATTAATTACCCCTCTTCTTAAAGTAATTATAGCTTGCTGTGGATGACCCGCTGTTTCGCCATTGGTAATTTTCAATAgcgaccaccccccccccccccaaaaaaaaacggtaCCCCCAAAACATGATCTGCGACCGATCCGAGCAATAATCCATATCCGGATATCGATCCGGGCCGGTTCATGACGTCGTAGTTACACCAAGCTTCGGAGGAAAAAAACAGAGACAAGTTAACAGAGATGGTAAGAAGATAGTTATTTGTGCTCAATTGCCCATATTTAGATTCatatttttacgattgatttgttgcaattgttattttgtatcgGGAAGCCTTAGTCAGTATTGTTGTTGGTGCGTAAAATGAGTGATTGACTAGCCGAGCCGAGGCCCAGGAGAGCTCACTTAGCCAGATGCTGGCCGGTCCCGCACATGCCGCGCCGGCACCTGGCTGGGGCCGCTAGACGGGACCCTTCCCGTATGCCGGCGGAGGCCTAACTTtaattttagaatatatctGTTGATGTTGGCAGGGTAAAAAAAGGAGAGataaattgtattaaaataaACACCCACCCAGTCCAAACTAGTGTATGTCAACAGAAATTCAGTATCGTGCCCTAGCTTGCCTAGGGCTAGGCTAGGGCATGTAGGGCCTGGCCCTGGCCTGGAGGAGTGGAGGCGTCTGGCATGTCTGGCATGTCTGGGCCAAGTCATATACTGTACTCTACGTGTGGTCACTCCCGAgctccccactgacgcctgggacCCCAACCTATATTCCCCAtgtacgggtacaaaaccagaaactttcgcccccgagaattctaaTTTTCCTCTAAAAGATCTAACCTTAAAACATGTACGTACATgtggtccaacttcatttccaacatgtctgcgatattgattttatttttaaagaagaattcattaaaaaaaacgagaaatttgttatgaaaagatgggaagagcttacggccgcatttacgtcgccatcttgatttctttgtcttccgcttggcgacagcacgcaaatcatCGCGcaatttgcgtgctgtcgccaagcggaagacaaagaaatcaataaataatacgtgctaactttttttctctcattcatCATTGCCACATTCTCAGCCATACTTTTTAGATCTTCTGCGGAAACTGAAACACAAGCATCAGAGGGAGCTTCGTGTTCTTCTCCTCGGCCTCGACAATGCCGGCAAGACAACCATTCTTAAAAATCTCTGCAAAGAGTCTTATGAGAACATATCACCAACGAAAGGGTTCAACATCAAAAGCGTTAAAAACAAAGACTGGAATCTAAATGTGTGGGATATAGGAGGTATGTAGCTTGATGTGATGACTTGCAGAGCAATATTCAAAGCTTAATGGGCGTGGTCAAAATGCTAAATGTTAAAGGCCACATAGGTCATAATCTTGAAAATATCTTATTGTCATGAAAACTAAATGATCATTTATAGTTCCAATAGATGGGTGAGATTACACTGTCTTCATGATTGCAGTGATGATATGATTAGATTTTGGGAAATTTAAGATGTGAAGTGTGTTATATCTTCCAAATCTGGCAGAGGTTGGACCATGACTTTGTGTTGAGTGTTACTTTATCAGACatgtttcacattcatttgtaTCCAGAgtggattcaattcaatttcatgaattttgcaGAGAAAATGCCTCTGATTTGAGTTGCACACACATATCATCcatatttgaattcaatttcaagTGCACTATCACTataaattttcttgaaaaaatctcattgcttCTAATATCTAATACTTTTTGTATTCTGTATCTTTACATATAAAGTATGCCTGTATCGCCCTTTCTCAACTACTTAGCTTGAAAATATATGAGAgataccgtaagggcactagtattcaacccgtttggagagtttcctcaaatatatataaatatagaatttacctgaatttcaaactcgtcttatttccaagagcaaatgctggttattctttttccgatagttttttcttcaaccagtcaaCTGTGTGCGCGGGTgatcgaattatacggcgaTGGTTTTCGGCattagtattcaacctagcgatgaaagatggccctgtctctcaatctgcccttgtcccatccgaatatggactagaccatttgagatgagaccaaacagggaattaatcaaagtcagagacttacatagatctaatttagcaatctaaacccttttgagattcGCTATCCttactaggttgaatactagtgccattcAGTGCAAAGGCCATTgccgcataattcgatcctccgcgcatacagtcgacaaattgataaagaaaataccgacaacagattagcctggaaataacaaaattatgaaattaagataaattccctatttctaaatatttgggAGAATATgccaaaatctttgaattatgtcgggttgaatactagtgcccataCGGTACACTGAGCAGAAAAGTCGAAGCCAGTATCCTTACTGCTTTCTCATCTTCTCTTTCATGTAAACAGGGCAGAGGAAGATTAGACCGTACTGGAGGAATTACTTTGAAAACACTGACGTTTTGATATATGTGATAGACAGTGCAGACAGAACAAGATTTGACGAAGCAGGCGAGGTGAGTTAGTCCTTTCAAATCTATCCTTCATAATGCAGTTTTCACAGCAGatatatttatatgaatataatactaataataaacgATTTGCAGAGCACAGCTTTTATATGGATATATTCAGCGGCACTTGTTCAGAGCTCTTTTAACCTATGTCTACACAGCATATTTTCCTAACTaaagagatatgtttttaattttgatttgaagagagCCAAGGATGGAGAGCTTCTATAAAGTAAATAAAGTTACACAGATAACGTGTGGTTCATCAGTACTTTATTGATGAACTGATGAACCACACGTTAATTGTGTaactttattcattttatttcatgctctGCCTCATCACAGACATCGAGCACTCTTAATTACAAGGATAGCATTCAccaagtgtatatatatatatatatatatataatatatatatatatgtatatataaatgaaaaaagtaaataaaaccaaactaCTACATATGTTTCCATCCCTCTTTAGGAATTCAGTGAACTACTAGAGGAAGAGAAGTTACAGGGAGTGCCTGTGTTGGTGTTTGCAAACAAGCAAGACCTGGTGGGAGCCGCTTCGGCTTCTGATCTCTCCGACTCTGACAATTTGAATTTACAAATACTTCGAAACAGATCGTGGCAAATTCAAGCCTGTTCTGCGCAGACAGGGGAAGGCCTAGAGGTAAAGTCGCTTCTAGATTTTCATCTTTAACTTTCATTGAGAAGAATAATATACTTTCTCTTTAGGAGGTGGAGACTAGTCTGCAGCAACAGACCATTGGTTTTTGCAATGAGCATAGTGCGTAATGccgagtctgaagtagtgagactagattcagtATATTGTACTTTGGCTGCCTATTCGACACAGACAGAATGTGTGGAGTGTCGTCTTCACTCTAGACATAGTATAATTGGtaaagtgtcaaatttgagtctgtgTTTGGAGACTGAGTAGACACCATACTCTTCTATGAAAGCAAGTGAAAAGGGTTCTTTTGGAATGGAAATGTCGAGCCTCTTTTGCAAACTTTGGAGTGTTAGAGTTTACAGTTTGAGAATGAATCACTTTTCTTCCTTGTGTATATTTTCCTTGATTGTAAACTAGTCTAATGTGGAAATAACATCTTGCTTAATAGACAGTGTAATAATTGTTGAATTCATTTCCTTTATTCGAATTTTATAATATGAGATACGCGTATCTGAATTTTAGATTATATTATGCAATTGAAAGTATTTATCCCCTAGTGATCATATTACTGcaagaaaaatcatgaaataaggTAAAACATTGATGGATATTCCCATTCAATGAATTTATTTGTGCATTACCTATCATTAGTTGCAATTATTACATGATGAAttcttacagaatccaataaaatgatcaCCCAAGTGCCAGTTTGCATAAATAAATATGTGCCAAActaaggattctggaagaaattgtttCATTGCTAACTTAAACCCAAATAAGCTTGGGATTCAAGCAAATTTTGGGGTCCTTTTCTAAGCAATGATAGTACACGGTGTGCTATGTGCTATTCTGTGTTGGCAATCTACAGTAGGGTCGTTTTCAGTTTAGATTTCACGATTTGACAAAGTTCAATCTAGGTAACTTCACCAGATCTTAATCTACCATGATATAGCGACATTTAATCTTCATTTTACATACAtgtgaaaatcagtgttttctCCAACTAccttcatttatctttaatctgtCCCAAACAGGCAGGGTTAACGTGGGTTATGAAGACGGTGAACAGCAAAAAGTAAAGAGCATCCAGCATTTAGCCCTTTTATACCAGGTTGGTCGCACCATTCTAGGAGAGAGCGTTCTCCCTATTCCATGCTGCCATCCACAATGGTAAGATATTTGGTTAGCTCCTGTTAGAAGAACACATTCAGGATATTGTTGTGATCTTCAGGTTGGACTCGCTATCTTTCCTGTGCATATGAAGCAATTGCCAGCCAAAGACTTTAAAGATGACAATCACTGCCCTTGGCTTCGTAATGAATATCAGCTCCCATAATGCAACGGTGGATTACCTCGCCAGACTTATGATATCGGTCGTCATGCCATGTCTGCAGTCACTGCCATGGTTTGATATCTGTGGGACGTTGCAAGGAACTTTTgttgggtcagatgcataaaaagtagcaaCTGCTGTTGCTAGGCTTTTGCTTGATTCCG
It contains:
- the LOC121425283 gene encoding ADP-ribosylation factor-like protein 3, translated to MPYFLDLLRKLKHKHQRELRVLLLGLDNAGKTTILKNLCKESYENISPTKGFNIKSVKNKDWNLNVWDIGGQRKIRPYWRNYFENTDVLIYVIDSADRTRFDEAGEEFSELLEEEKLQGVPVLVFANKQDLVGAASASDLSDSDNLNLQILRNRSWQIQACSAQTGEGLEAGLTWVMKTVNSKK